From Salvelinus sp. IW2-2015 linkage group LG33, ASM291031v2, whole genome shotgun sequence, one genomic window encodes:
- the LOC111957461 gene encoding dual specificity protein phosphatase 26 — protein MSFTSKLPPSWNDRPPPRKVEIDLSSPGLAVFELERLLFTGKAINSHADEVWPRLYIGDQDSATNVRQLANHHVTHVLNANHSKRRDGAETYLGMNIKYFGIEAHDSCNFDMSVNFQTAADFIHRALSGGGIVLVHCAVGVSRSATLVLAYLMLRQNLTLVDAICAVKDNRGVIPNRGFLRQLINLDTKLYGHLRNTTYT, from the exons ATGTCTTTTACCTCCAAACTCCCCCCGTCCTGGAACGACAGACCCCCTCCTCGTAAGGTGGAGATTGACCTGAGTTCACCGGGGCTGGCTGTGTTTGAGCTGGAACGACTCCTGTTCACTGGGAAAGCCATCAACAGCCATGCAGACGAAGTGTGGCCCAGACTTTACATTGGAGACCA GGACAGTGCTACGAATGTCCGCCAGTTGGCCAACCATCATGTCACCCACGTCTTGAATGCAAACCACAGTAAACGGCGAGACGGTGCGGAGACTTACCTGGGAATGAACATCAAGTACTTTGGCATCGAGGCTCATGACTCCTGTAACTTTGACATGAGTGTCAACTTCCAGACTGCAGCAGACTTCATTCACAGGGCCCTCAGTGGAGGAG GTATAGTGCTGGTGCACTGTGCAGTGGGGGTGAGTCGTTCAGCCACCCTGGTTCTTGCCTACCTGATGCTGAGACAGAACCTGACCCTGGTGGATGCCATCTGTGCCGTGAAGGACAACCGCGGTGTGATCCCCAACAGAGGCTTCCTCCGACAGCTCATCAACCTGGACACCAAACTGTATGGCCACCTCCGCAACACAACCTACACCTAG
- the LOC111957406 gene encoding gamma-glutamyl hydrolase isoform X1, producing MLLTVVLCLPVIFVPWSDSLPTRRQPGPVNNRPIIGILTQEVEDDVMKPFGKTYIPASYVKYIESAGSRVVPIRLTQSTAAYENIFKSINGLLLIGGSSDLETSDFAKVAGIFFRLALKANDAGDSFPIWGTCLGMQLLTCLVAGENLLTKTTAENMALPLNLTKEAHSSQMFQGFPSDVMKALSQEALTGNFHQYGVTMKTFKENEKLQSFFSILSTNTAENGAIFVSTMEGRTYPFYGVQWHPEVNRFQWDPKLNFPHSSDAVRVASLLAEFFVNEGRRSLHHFDQPEEEAESLIYNYTPTYAGNFTGYEQIYFF from the exons ATGTTACTCACTGTGGTGTTGTGTTTACCTGTAATTTTCGTCCCGTGGAGCGACTCATTACCGACGAGACGACAGCCGGGTCCAGTCAACAACCGACCGATTATTG GAATTTTAACTCAAGAAGTAGAAGATGATGTGATGAAGCCGTTTGGAAAGACCTACATCCCTGCTTCCTATGTAAAGTATATAGAGTCAGCGGGAAGTAGAGTGGTACCTATCAG GTTGACTCAGAGTACTGCCGCGTATGAGAATATTTTCAAGTCGATTAATGG CCTGCTGCTCATCGGAGGTTCGTCAGATCTCGAGACGTCAGACTTTGCAAAGGTGGCAGGGATCTTCTTCAGGCTTGCACTCAAG GCCAATGATGCTGGAGACTCCTTCCCTATCTGGGGCACATGTCTGGGGATGCAGCTGCTGACTTGTCTGGTGGCTGGAGAGAACCTGCTGACCAAAACCACAGCTGAGAACATGGCCCTTCCCCTGAACCTCACCAAAG AGGCCCATTCCAGTCAAATGTTCCAGGGGTTCCCCAGTGATGTCATGAAGGCATTATCCCAGGAAGCTTTAACAGGGAATTTTCACCAATATGGAGTGACCATGAAG ACATTCAAGGAAAATGAGAAGTTACAAAGTTTCTTCTCCATCTTGTCCACGAACACAGCTGAGAATGGTGCCATCTTTGTCTCAACCATGGAAG ggaggACCTACCCCTTCTATGGGGTCCAGTGGCATCCTGAGGTGAACCGTTTCCAGTGGGACCCCAAACTCAACTTCCCCCACTCCTCAGACGCTGTACGCGTTGCCTCCCTACTGGCTGAGTTCTTTGTCAATGAAG GCAGGAGAAGTTTGCATCACTTCGACCAGCCTGAGGAAGAGGCCGAGTCACTCATATACAACTACACACCAACCTACGCTGGCAACTTCACTGGATACGAGCAGATCTACTTCTTCTGA
- the LOC111957406 gene encoding gamma-glutamyl hydrolase isoform X2 has translation MALPSPYMSCSELVGLTQSTAAYENIFKSINGLLLIGGSSDLETSDFAKVAGIFFRLALKANDAGDSFPIWGTCLGMQLLTCLVAGENLLTKTTAENMALPLNLTKEAHSSQMFQGFPSDVMKALSQEALTGNFHQYGVTMKTFKENEKLQSFFSILSTNTAENGAIFVSTMEGRTYPFYGVQWHPEVNRFQWDPKLNFPHSSDAVRVASLLAEFFVNEGRRSLHHFDQPEEEAESLIYNYTPTYAGNFTGYEQIYFF, from the exons atggctctcccgagtccgtacatgAGTTGCAGCGAATTGgttgg GTTGACTCAGAGTACTGCCGCGTATGAGAATATTTTCAAGTCGATTAATGG CCTGCTGCTCATCGGAGGTTCGTCAGATCTCGAGACGTCAGACTTTGCAAAGGTGGCAGGGATCTTCTTCAGGCTTGCACTCAAG GCCAATGATGCTGGAGACTCCTTCCCTATCTGGGGCACATGTCTGGGGATGCAGCTGCTGACTTGTCTGGTGGCTGGAGAGAACCTGCTGACCAAAACCACAGCTGAGAACATGGCCCTTCCCCTGAACCTCACCAAAG AGGCCCATTCCAGTCAAATGTTCCAGGGGTTCCCCAGTGATGTCATGAAGGCATTATCCCAGGAAGCTTTAACAGGGAATTTTCACCAATATGGAGTGACCATGAAG ACATTCAAGGAAAATGAGAAGTTACAAAGTTTCTTCTCCATCTTGTCCACGAACACAGCTGAGAATGGTGCCATCTTTGTCTCAACCATGGAAG ggaggACCTACCCCTTCTATGGGGTCCAGTGGCATCCTGAGGTGAACCGTTTCCAGTGGGACCCCAAACTCAACTTCCCCCACTCCTCAGACGCTGTACGCGTTGCCTCCCTACTGGCTGAGTTCTTTGTCAATGAAG GCAGGAGAAGTTTGCATCACTTCGACCAGCCTGAGGAAGAGGCCGAGTCACTCATATACAACTACACACCAACCTACGCTGGCAACTTCACTGGATACGAGCAGATCTACTTCTTCTGA